A single window of Microbacterium oryzae DNA harbors:
- a CDS encoding pseudouridine synthase encodes MAETNEGIRLQKVLANAGVASRRVSEQLIVEGRVRVNGAVVTELGSRIDPENDLVDVDGTAVQLDTTKRYVMLNKPTGVVSTMKDERGRDDLRRFTKDWEERLYNVGRLDADTSGLLVLTNDGELAHVLAHPRFGVTKVYIAKVDGRVSAQTVATLTRGIELEDGPIAADKARILDSSGDSSLVELTLHSGRNRIVRRMMAAVGHPVVELVRRQFGPLHLGTLPVGRTRELTKVERGALLTLSRQETDAPPADGVETPASEEQETS; translated from the coding sequence ATGGCTGAGACGAACGAGGGCATCCGCCTGCAGAAGGTGCTCGCGAACGCCGGCGTGGCATCCCGACGGGTGTCGGAGCAGCTGATCGTCGAGGGGCGCGTGCGGGTGAACGGCGCCGTCGTCACCGAGCTCGGCTCGCGGATCGACCCCGAGAACGACCTCGTCGACGTCGACGGCACCGCGGTGCAGCTGGACACGACCAAGCGCTACGTCATGCTCAACAAGCCCACCGGCGTCGTCAGCACGATGAAGGACGAGCGCGGCCGCGATGACCTCCGCCGCTTCACGAAGGACTGGGAGGAGCGGCTGTACAACGTCGGCCGCCTCGACGCCGACACCAGCGGTCTGCTCGTCCTCACCAACGACGGCGAGCTCGCCCACGTGCTCGCGCACCCCCGCTTCGGCGTCACGAAGGTGTACATCGCCAAGGTCGACGGGCGCGTCTCCGCGCAGACCGTCGCCACGCTCACGCGCGGCATCGAGCTCGAGGACGGCCCGATCGCGGCCGACAAGGCGCGCATCCTCGACTCGTCGGGCGACTCCAGCCTCGTCGAGCTGACCCTGCACTCCGGGCGCAACCGCATCGTCCGCCGCATGATGGCGGCTGTCGGCCATCCGGTCGTCGAGCTCGTGCGCCGGCAGTTCGGCCCGCTGCACCTGGGAACCCTCCCAGTGGGTCGCACGCGGGAACTGACTAAGGTGGAGCGTGGCGCGCTGCTGACTCTGTCGCGCCAGGAGACGGATGCTCCGCCCGCCGACGGCGTCGAGACTCCGGCATCGGAGGAGCAGGAGACCTCGTGA